In one window of Desulforhabdus amnigena DNA:
- a CDS encoding amino acid ABC transporter ATP-binding protein — protein sequence MIEFQGVHKWFKKLHVLNNINLLVQPGEVVVVCGPSGSGKSTLIRTINQLEPIDEGKLIVDGMDLSDPKTDINKLRAEVGFVFQQFNLYPHLSVLSNITLAPIKIRQTPRKEAEEQAMALLERVGLAEKKKAYPSQLSGGQQQRVAIARSLAMKPKIMLFDEPTSALDPEMIGEVLAVMKDLAMEGMTMVVVTHEMGFAREVSDRVVFIDHGQILEEASPDEFFINPRQERTKQFLKQVLSPMH from the coding sequence ATGATTGAATTTCAAGGGGTGCATAAGTGGTTCAAGAAACTTCATGTGCTTAATAACATAAACTTGCTGGTGCAGCCGGGAGAAGTCGTCGTTGTATGCGGTCCTTCAGGTTCAGGAAAATCGACTCTCATCCGTACGATCAATCAGTTGGAACCCATTGACGAAGGAAAGCTCATTGTCGATGGAATGGATCTATCCGACCCCAAAACGGATATCAATAAGCTTCGTGCAGAAGTGGGGTTTGTTTTTCAGCAGTTCAACCTCTATCCCCATTTGAGTGTCCTCAGCAACATCACACTGGCCCCCATCAAGATCCGTCAGACCCCTAGGAAGGAAGCCGAAGAACAAGCAATGGCCCTTTTGGAGCGGGTGGGGCTGGCAGAGAAAAAGAAGGCGTATCCGTCACAGCTTTCAGGGGGACAGCAACAAAGGGTGGCCATAGCTCGCTCCCTTGCCATGAAACCCAAGATCATGCTTTTCGATGAACCCACATCCGCTTTGGATCCTGAGATGATCGGTGAAGTGCTGGCGGTCATGAAGGATCTCGCCATGGAAGGGATGACCATGGTCGTGGTCACTCACGAAATGGGTTTTGCCCGAGAAGTTTCGGATAGAGTGGTTTTCATTGATCACGGCCAGATACTGGAAGAGGCAAGTCCGGATGAATTCTTCATCAATCCAAGGCAGGAAAGAACAAAGCAGTTTTTGAAACAGGTGCTGTCACCGATGCATTGA
- a CDS encoding universal stress protein encodes MEIKRILWPTDFSKAASAAEDFVASLTKKYEAEVHLLHVAEDLTMFEHFWGSGLDAKHIHDLQEYGMKISRERLEELCNDKLKGCPRYHIHIVLGDPAKEILRAIDAYGADLVILATHGMKANFPFGSVAEKVVKNSPVPVLTVNPKTYGK; translated from the coding sequence ATGGAAATCAAAAGGATTCTATGGCCGACAGATTTCTCGAAGGCCGCTTCGGCAGCCGAGGATTTCGTCGCGTCATTGACTAAAAAATACGAAGCGGAAGTGCATCTGCTTCATGTCGCAGAAGATCTAACGATGTTTGAACACTTTTGGGGGAGTGGATTGGATGCAAAACATATTCACGACCTGCAGGAATACGGAATGAAAATATCACGAGAGCGCCTTGAAGAACTTTGCAACGACAAACTGAAGGGATGCCCTCGTTACCATATTCATATTGTTTTGGGCGATCCCGCTAAAGAAATACTGCGGGCAATAGATGCATATGGAGCAGATCTCGTCATTCTGGCCACTCACGGGATGAAAGCGAATTTTCCTTTTGGAAGCGTAGCCGAAAAAGTGGTGAAGAACTCTCCTGTTCCGGTTCTTACGGTCAATCCCAAAACTTATGGCAAATAG
- a CDS encoding cold-shock protein, which translates to MPEGRVKWFNDKKGYGFIETQDQGDVFVHHTAIQAEGFRSLSEGDKVSFEVERGPKGPQAVNVKKI; encoded by the coding sequence ATGCCTGAAGGCCGAGTAAAATGGTTTAATGACAAAAAGGGCTATGGGTTCATTGAAACACAAGATCAGGGTGACGTGTTCGTGCATCATACCGCCATCCAGGCAGAAGGTTTTCGTTCCCTTTCAGAAGGGGACAAGGTGAGTTTTGAGGTGGAGCGTGGTCCGAAGGGCCCTCAGGCTGTCAATGTGAAGAAAATTTAG
- a CDS encoding TerC family protein — MESSLFSHIVSQFHMLAFVDILPIATLAILEGILSVDNALVLAILIRTLPKDKQRKALTYGIAGAFFFRFIALIFASYLMRLWFFKLIGGGYLIYLAMKHMFFFYKEDASHPRKEIAGNFWKVVAIVELTDIAFSIDSITTAVAMSDKLFVVWIGGVLGIIFLRFVSRLFVSLLEKLPRLEDLAYQLIFFIGSKLALESFRVEIEHWIFWFMMGVIAILGSALVYRDYHQRKTETQFHDRLLVKLKNGEITVQELLSLEYIPKEVVAYLQKENCISIEIPNCGSRKNPSGGVELQNP, encoded by the coding sequence ATGGAATCTTCTCTATTTTCACACATTGTCAGCCAATTCCATATGCTTGCGTTCGTAGATATCCTTCCCATCGCCACATTGGCCATTCTGGAAGGAATCCTCTCGGTCGATAACGCTCTGGTGCTCGCCATTCTCATTCGTACTCTACCCAAGGATAAGCAAAGAAAAGCCCTTACCTATGGTATTGCCGGCGCATTCTTTTTTCGCTTTATCGCCTTGATATTTGCCTCGTACCTCATGCGCCTTTGGTTTTTCAAGCTCATCGGTGGCGGTTATCTCATCTATCTGGCTATGAAGCACATGTTCTTTTTTTATAAAGAAGATGCGAGTCATCCCAGGAAGGAAATCGCCGGCAATTTCTGGAAGGTCGTGGCCATCGTCGAACTCACGGATATCGCTTTTTCCATAGACAGCATTACAACGGCGGTGGCCATGAGCGACAAACTCTTCGTGGTTTGGATTGGCGGAGTGCTGGGAATCATTTTTCTGCGCTTTGTATCCCGGCTCTTCGTCAGCCTTCTCGAAAAACTTCCGAGATTGGAAGACCTGGCTTACCAGCTCATTTTCTTCATTGGGAGCAAACTGGCTCTTGAATCGTTTCGAGTGGAAATTGAACACTGGATTTTCTGGTTCATGATGGGAGTCATCGCAATTTTGGGTTCTGCCCTTGTATACAGGGATTACCATCAGCGCAAGACTGAGACTCAGTTCCATGATCGATTACTTGTCAAATTGAAAAATGGTGAAATTACAGTGCAAGAATTGTTGAGTCTCGAGTATATTCCTAAAGAAGTGGTGGCTTACCTTCAGAAGGAAAACTGTATCAGCATAGAGATTCCAAATTGCGGCAGCAGGAAAAACCCGTCAGGCGGAGTTGAGCTCCAAAATCCATAA
- a CDS encoding DUF3458 domain-containing protein, producing the protein MNSTERHYKYRREDFGELPVALNHLTIRLNFIQDRVEATNCLEMTARTPMDLLVLDAKELTIMGVEWCSGPEEEEGKGISLEYDYQKTRDKLVITLPHRVEAGERFWVRTFTHCFPSDHILEGIYKDSTPPGAPQQYMSQCQQWGFQRIMPIFDDCRAKCTMTTTLEADSAYTHLISNGNISRKTNPDGKPVLKAGDPSRQVITYENTIPMAPYLFIACAGTWDSLVDHVTYESGSTVRLEYLVPPGSRDGARIPMEILKEAILWISKTQDYDYTGDTYRTICMNKSNFGGMENVGNTTIVTDAALINEHTLDTSLLYAHAVIVHEFEHNQCGSETTMDTPFDVWLNEAYTVDVERQFMSDMFDPSFIRLQQVESIRNPLLGPLAIEDGGHVGRIVREGFNDPDELIDGVTYVKAAEVIRMLRLLIGADNFKAGKSLYFSRYRYGNATTDQFFACFEEASGCSLDQFKKRWLYTIGYPKITAKTSYNASARQYRITFHQELKEGESAFHLPIDLALVDAKGEDLPGTSQVFQMKDADAELILQNISTPPAFASINRDYSFYGTFRQVNASKETLTMQTRLDPNAYNRVDAMRQLTDHQRIKLLHDPDSAIDSHWLQLYGEIIDDRRLPSALKAYFLRVDEQPMDRTYSVWYPELVAAREKLMKAVNGLYREPLLELFKGLDTYSASSSPKDGIEDRMLKQVLLDLIVVDDSPESHQLILDHFYAATTATDRVAALLALNRSSAPKRRAVLEEVYESWHTHLSGYANYLRVISNGTVEDVFEMIEVEKKRASFDITQPTWCRALFLPMAANNKKVWTDEGIQWIGDTIIELAPINATTTSRLLNTFQHVRNLKPELQKKVIPTLERIVKNVSAEASPTIFGQASAYLR; encoded by the coding sequence GTGAATTCGACTGAGCGGCATTACAAATATCGGCGTGAAGATTTTGGGGAATTGCCAGTTGCTCTCAACCATTTGACCATCCGCCTGAACTTCATTCAGGATCGAGTGGAAGCCACAAATTGTCTTGAAATGACAGCCAGAACGCCCATGGATTTGCTTGTCCTGGACGCTAAGGAATTGACAATCATGGGGGTGGAATGGTGCAGCGGTCCTGAAGAGGAAGAAGGGAAGGGGATTTCCCTAGAGTATGATTATCAAAAAACGCGGGACAAACTGGTCATAACCTTGCCGCATCGAGTGGAGGCCGGCGAAAGGTTCTGGGTGAGGACGTTTACCCATTGTTTTCCATCGGACCATATACTCGAGGGAATTTACAAAGACAGCACCCCGCCGGGAGCTCCCCAGCAATACATGTCTCAGTGCCAGCAGTGGGGATTCCAAAGAATCATGCCCATCTTTGACGACTGTCGGGCCAAGTGCACTATGACGACCACTCTCGAAGCCGATTCCGCCTATACGCACCTTATCAGTAACGGCAATATCAGCCGAAAAACCAACCCGGATGGCAAACCGGTGCTCAAAGCCGGAGATCCGAGTCGTCAAGTTATCACTTACGAAAATACCATTCCGATGGCTCCCTATCTTTTCATTGCGTGTGCCGGGACATGGGACAGCCTGGTAGACCATGTGACCTATGAATCGGGATCCACTGTGCGCCTCGAATACCTAGTTCCTCCAGGAAGCAGGGATGGAGCCCGGATTCCCATGGAAATTTTGAAAGAAGCCATCCTCTGGATTTCCAAGACTCAAGACTATGATTACACGGGGGATACCTACCGGACCATTTGCATGAACAAATCCAATTTCGGTGGAATGGAAAACGTGGGGAATACGACTATCGTGACGGATGCGGCGCTCATCAACGAACATACTCTGGATACTTCCCTGCTTTATGCTCACGCCGTCATTGTCCATGAGTTCGAACACAACCAGTGCGGCAGTGAAACCACCATGGATACGCCCTTCGATGTCTGGCTCAACGAAGCCTACACGGTGGATGTGGAGCGACAGTTCATGAGCGACATGTTCGATCCATCGTTTATACGGCTTCAACAGGTTGAAAGCATTCGAAATCCGTTACTGGGGCCCCTTGCCATTGAAGATGGCGGCCATGTGGGGCGGATCGTGCGTGAAGGGTTCAACGATCCCGATGAACTCATTGATGGTGTGACCTATGTCAAGGCCGCCGAAGTCATCCGTATGCTGCGTCTGTTGATAGGCGCCGACAACTTCAAGGCGGGAAAGAGCCTTTACTTTTCCCGTTATCGTTATGGCAATGCCACCACCGATCAGTTTTTCGCCTGCTTCGAAGAAGCCTCCGGATGCTCTCTCGACCAATTCAAGAAAAGATGGCTTTACACCATCGGATACCCGAAGATCACTGCAAAAACCTCGTATAACGCTTCAGCAAGGCAATACCGCATTACTTTTCACCAGGAGCTCAAAGAAGGGGAATCGGCATTTCATCTGCCTATAGATCTTGCTCTGGTGGATGCAAAGGGAGAAGATCTTCCGGGCACCTCGCAGGTCTTCCAGATGAAAGACGCCGATGCCGAACTGATCCTGCAAAATATTTCCACCCCTCCCGCCTTCGCCTCTATAAACCGTGATTATTCCTTTTACGGGACTTTCCGGCAGGTAAATGCTTCCAAAGAAACTCTGACCATGCAGACGCGCCTGGATCCCAATGCGTACAATCGGGTGGATGCGATGCGGCAGTTGACGGATCACCAGCGCATCAAGCTTCTACACGATCCGGACAGCGCAATCGATTCTCATTGGCTGCAACTTTACGGGGAAATCATCGATGACCGCCGTCTACCCTCGGCCCTCAAGGCCTATTTTCTTCGAGTGGACGAACAGCCCATGGACCGCACTTATTCCGTATGGTATCCGGAACTGGTCGCCGCCCGGGAAAAGCTCATGAAGGCGGTGAACGGCCTTTACCGAGAACCGTTGCTGGAACTGTTCAAAGGACTGGACACCTACTCGGCTAGTTCATCTCCCAAGGATGGTATCGAAGATCGCATGCTCAAACAGGTTCTGCTGGACTTGATTGTAGTGGATGATTCACCGGAGAGCCATCAGCTCATTTTGGATCACTTCTACGCTGCTACAACCGCTACAGACCGAGTGGCGGCACTATTGGCTCTCAATCGGAGTTCCGCCCCCAAACGCCGTGCCGTGCTCGAAGAAGTTTATGAGTCCTGGCATACGCATCTCAGCGGGTATGCCAACTATCTTCGAGTCATATCCAATGGAACCGTGGAAGATGTTTTTGAAATGATTGAAGTCGAAAAGAAGCGGGCGAGCTTTGATATCACTCAACCCACATGGTGCCGAGCTCTCTTTCTGCCCATGGCGGCCAACAACAAGAAGGTCTGGACCGATGAGGGCATCCAGTGGATTGGGGACACCATCATAGAACTTGCCCCCATCAACGCCACCACGACCAGCCGTCTTCTGAACACTTTTCAGCATGTTCGAAATCTAAAGCCGGAACTCCAGAAGAAGGTGATCCCGACTTTAGAACGGATAGTGAAAAATGTTTCGGCTGAGGCGAGCCCCACTATTTTCGGGCAGGCAAGCGCTTACCTGAGGTAA
- a CDS encoding ABC transporter substrate-binding protein: MKKLGIMFLAMAVMGMLSGAAFAGDTLADVKAKGVLVAGVKDSLPPFGYVDETTRQIVGYDIDFVKAIADKLGVKLELKAVTSASRMPQLTEGNIDIIAATMTKTPERAQQIDFSYTYFATGQKFLVKKGTVKALSDLEGKKIGTAKGSTSEQNVAKALPSATILSFDDYPQAFLALQQGKVFAVTTDESLLAGMLAKAPNKEEFEIPDIQISDEPYGLGMRKGDKAFVDFVNTTLLEMEKSGKAKEIFEKWFGPQSSTPIKRNFTITADN, encoded by the coding sequence ATGAAAAAGCTTGGAATCATGTTTTTGGCGATGGCAGTCATGGGAATGCTCAGTGGTGCGGCGTTTGCTGGAGATACCCTGGCCGATGTGAAAGCAAAAGGCGTGCTTGTCGCTGGAGTAAAGGATTCGCTCCCGCCTTTTGGGTACGTCGATGAAACCACGCGCCAGATCGTCGGCTACGATATCGATTTCGTCAAAGCCATTGCAGACAAACTCGGTGTGAAACTCGAGCTCAAGGCCGTTACTTCAGCCAGCCGCATGCCACAGCTCACCGAAGGCAATATCGACATCATTGCAGCAACCATGACCAAAACGCCGGAACGCGCTCAACAGATTGATTTCAGCTACACCTACTTTGCAACGGGTCAGAAATTCCTGGTAAAAAAAGGGACGGTGAAGGCTCTTAGTGATTTGGAAGGGAAAAAGATCGGAACAGCCAAGGGTTCCACGTCCGAACAGAATGTGGCCAAAGCCTTACCCAGCGCAACCATTCTTTCTTTCGATGACTATCCCCAAGCCTTCCTGGCCCTTCAACAGGGCAAAGTGTTTGCCGTGACTACCGACGAATCTCTTCTCGCCGGTATGTTGGCCAAAGCTCCCAACAAAGAAGAATTCGAAATTCCCGACATTCAGATTTCCGATGAACCTTACGGCCTAGGTATGCGCAAAGGCGATAAGGCTTTCGTCGATTTCGTCAACACCACCCTGCTCGAAATGGAAAAAAGTGGAAAGGCCAAGGAAATCTTTGAGAAGTGGTTCGGTCCCCAATCCAGCACACCCATCAAACGCAACTTCACTATAACCGCTGATAACTAG